The Candidatus Binatia bacterium genomic interval GCGAGCAGCGGTTTCCCGCGCAGGTCATACGCCGTGATCACAAATACACTATCCGGCTCGGGGTCTGGAACATAGATCACCCGGAGGTAACGGCCTGCTTGCGTCTTGCCGATGGCGACCCGCGATCCCTCCCGGCCAGGACGATCTTCCCCTGGACTCTGCAAAACGGCGGCAACCTCATCCTCGTCGACTTCGTGGTTGTAAATGTGCGGGTCGCCCGTGTCCGGATCACGGTAGAAGCGGATGTTCATGCGAGCACATCATACCGTAGTCGCATCGCTGGGCCGAACGCGTTGCGCGTGAGCCGGCGGCGCAGCGGCAGTCGCCAGTGGGAGCGAAACTGAAGCCGCTCGGCTCGACGCGCTTGTTGGGCTGCAGTTCATAGGAACGCCGTACTGAGGTGCTCATGTCGGAGCCAGGCGTCGGGCTGGGTGTCTGCGCTTCGACGTGATGAAAATAATCCTCAATGTAGGTCAGGGTTTTGCCCCCATCGGTCGTCTGGTAGAGCCGGTCCTTGGAATCGCGCGCCGTGAACCAGCCATGCACCGCATCCAGAAAGTGCACTCCTGAAAGCTCATACGGGGGCGCGTACGTTCGGCGCGTCCACTTGAAC includes:
- a CDS encoding DUF4258 domain-containing protein, which produces MNIRFYRDPDTGDPHIYNHEVDEDEVAAVLQSPGEDRPGREGSRVAIGKTQAGRYLRVIYVPDPEPDSVFVITAYDLRGKPLLAYRRRRRRKGRR